A part of Clarias gariepinus isolate MV-2021 ecotype Netherlands chromosome 14, CGAR_prim_01v2, whole genome shotgun sequence genomic DNA contains:
- the mrpl27 gene encoding 39S ribosomal protein L27, mitochondrial: MAALVSLSLRPRAGFLVSCQTLTVLSCRGASKKAGGSSKNLGGKSPGHRYGFKKQDGDFVRAGNILATQRLMRWHPGAHVGMGTNKTLYALEDGTVRYTKEVYIPPPHSTDAKDVIPKLPLGAVLYKSFINVVPTKQENNFKLVDMV; this comes from the exons GTTTTCTTGTATCATGTCAGACACTGACGGTTCTCTCGTGCAGAGGTGCGTCTAAAAAGGCCGGAGGCAGCAGCAAGAACCTGGGAGGGAAAAGTCCAGGTCACAGATACGGCTTCAAGAAACAAGACG GAGACTTTGTTCGTGCGGGGAACATCCTCGCCACACAGAGGCTCATGCGCTGGCACCCGGGAGCTCAT GTCGGCATGGGGACGAACAAGACTCTGTACGCGCTGGAGGACGGGACGGTCCGGTACACTAAAGAAGTGTACATCCCTCCACCTCACAGCACCGACGCCAAAGACGTGATCCCCAAGCTACCGCTAGGAGCCGTGCTCTACAAGTCCTTTATTAACGTCGTCCCCACCAAGCAGGAGAACAACTTCAAACTAGTGGACATGGTCTGA